DNA from Streptosporangiales bacterium:
CGAGCAGCCAGCGGGAGGTGAGCCACGCCCATGGGCACAGCGGGTCGAACCACATGTCGACGACGGTGGATTCTGCCGTGGCAGTCACAAGGGCCTCCTCGTACGGGCACTCTTCGTACATACGTCCATGGATGCGACAACCTCTTCGAGGTCTGTCGTGTTCCCGTGGCAGGATGCCGGAGTCGGTGTGACCAGTCGAAGGGAAGGCCGCAGTGTCAGTCATCAACCTGACCCGCGCCGACGCGCGGGAGCGGGCCCACCTGCTCGACGTCGCGTCGTACCGGGTCGATCTCGACCTCACTACCGGCGACGAGCGCTTCGTCTCGACGACGACCGTGACCTTCACCTGCCGCGAGCCCGGTGCCGCCACCTTCATCGACCTGTGTGCGCCCGCGATACGCGAGATCACCCTGAACGGCACGTCGCTGCCCGTCGACGGGTTCGACGGCATGCGCATCGACCTCCCCGACCTGGCCGAGCACAACGAGCTGACGGTGGTCGCCGACTGCGCGTACTCCCGCACCGGCGAGGGCCTGCACCGGTTCGTCGACCCGGTCGACGACCGCGTGTACCTGTACACGCAGTTCGAGACGCCGGACGCCAGGCGGATGTACACCTGCTTCGACCAGCCCGACCTGAAGGCGACGTTCGAGCTGTCCGTCACCGCGCCCGCGGGCTGGGTGGCGGTCTCCAACACCGCACCCGACGTCGCCGGTGAGCCGACCGGGGACGGCAAGGAGCGCTGGCACTTCCCGCCGACCGAGCCGATCTCCACGTACATCACCGCGCTGGTCGCCGGCCACTACTCCCACGTGCACGACGAGCACGACGGCATCCCGCTCGGCTGGTACTGCCGGCAGTCGCTGGCCGAGTACCTCGACCCGGACGAGCTGTTCGAGATCACCAAGCAGGGCTTCGACTTCTTCCAGCGCGCGTTCGACTACCGCTACCCGTTCGACAAGTACGACCAGCTGTTCGTGCCCGAGTACAACATGGGCGCGATGGAGAACGCGGGCTGCATCACGTACGTGGAGAACTACGTCTTCAGGTCCCGGGTCACGGAGGCCGCGCGGGAGCAGCGCGCGAACACCATCCTGCACGAGATGGCGCACATGTGGTTCGGCGACCTCGTCACCATGCGCTGGTGGGACGACCTGTGGCTGAACGAGTCGTTCGCCACCTACGCGAGCACGCTGGCCGGCTCCGAGGCCACCAGGTTCACCGCGATGTGGACCTCGTTCGCCACCCAGATGAAGGGCTGGGCGTACCGGCAGGACCAGCTGCCGACCACCCACCCGATCTCCGCCGACGCCGGCGACCTGATCACGGTGATGACGAACTTCGACGGCATCACGTACGCCAAGGGCGCGTCGGTGCTGAAGCAGCTCGTCGCGTACGTCGGCCAGGAGGAGTTCTTCGCCGGCCTGCGCCAGTACTTCAAGCGGCACGCCTGGGGCAACATCTCGCTGGCCGACCTGCTCACCGCGCTGGAGGAGACGTCAGGCCGCGACCTGGTCGCCTGGTCGAAGGAGTGGCTGGAGACCGCGGGCATCAACACGCTACGGCCGATCGTCGAGGTCGACGACAACGGCACGTTCACCGCCTTCAGCGTCCGGCAGGAGGCCACCGCGGAGCTCCCGACGCTGCGCCCGCACCGGCTCGCCATCGGGCTGTACGACCGCACCGACGCGGGGTTCGCCCGGCGCCGGCGGGTGGAGCTGGACGTCACCGGCGCCGACACCGCCGTGCCCGAGCTGGTCGGCGAACGCCGGCCCGACCTGGTGCTGCTGAACGACGAAGACCTGGCCTACGCGAAGGTCCGCTTCGACGACCACTCGCTTGCCACGCTGATCGCGCACGCCGACCAGCTCACCGAGTCGCTGCCCCGCGCGCTGGTGTGGGCGGCCGCATGGGACATGTGCCGCGACGGCGAGCTGCCGGCACGCGAGTACGTCCGGCTGGTGCTCGGCAACATCGGCGGCATCGACGACATCTCCGTCGTCGAGCTGCTGCTGGCCACCACCGCCGTGGCGGTCCACTCGTACGCCGACCCGTCCTGGCGCGACGCCGGCAGGGAGTGGGCGGCCGACGTGCTGCACGAGCTGGCCCGCCAGGCCGCCCCGGGCAGCGACAGCCAGCTGGCGTTCGTCAAGGCGCTGGCGACCATGGCCGCCACCGGCGAGCAGCTCGACACCGTGGAGGGTCTGCTCGACGGCACCGTCGAGCTGCCCGGCCTCGCGGTGGACACCGAGCTGCGCTGGCACCTGCTGGAGAAGACCGTCGCGGCGGGCCGTCGTGGTGCCGACGCCATCGACGCCGAGCTGGCCAGGGACCGCACAGCGGCCGGCGAGCAGCACGCCGCAGGCTGCCGGGCCGCCATCCCCACGGCGGCGGCGAAGAAGGCCGCCTGGGCGTCGGTCGTGGAACGCGACGAGCTGCCGAACGCGACACAGCGCGCGGTGCTCAACGGGTTCCAGCAGGCCACCCAGGTCGAGCTGGTCGAGCCGTACGTCGACCGGTTCCTCGACGCCGTCGCGGGCATCTGGGAGACCAGGTCGGGGATCATGGCGCAGCAGATCACCGAGTACCTGTACCCGCGCCTGGTGATCTCGCCGGCGACCGTCGAGAAGACCAACCGCTACCTCGACGAACGGGAGCCGATCCCGGCCCTGCGCCGCTCGCTGCTCGAGGGCCGCGACACGATCGAGCGCGCCTTGCGTGCTCGGGCCCGCGACGCCGAGGCGTCGTAGCGGGGCGGCCGACAACCAACCAGGCGGCCGGTGCATCGGAGCACTGTGACGGGACGCTCCGTCCCGCCGACCCGACGCGAAGGGCACCGGCGATGGCACGGCAAGGCACAGGTTTCCGCTCCCGGGCGGTCACGATTGGCGCAGTCGCCATGGCGACGATCGCGGCGCTGGGCATCTCCGGCTGCATGCCGAACTTCTCGTCCGACGCCGAGAAGGGCCAGGACGACGACACGACCGACGCGAAGCGCTCGATGAGCTTCGACCTGTCCGCGAAGGGCACCAGCCCGGTCGAGGTCGACGTACCCGACGAGCCGGTGGCGACCTCGAAGACGGACACCCCCGGCGTGGAGTTCGAGCTGTACGCGCTGCAGCGCTCCGGCAAGACGGTCAACGTCGTGTTCGCCATGCACAACACCGGCGACGAAGACGTCGAGCGTCACGACGCGCACAGGAACCTCGACGAGAGCCCCGGTGCAGTCGAGTGGCAGGCCAGCAACATCTCGCTGACCACGCGGAGCACCTGAAGGACTACCGGGCCTTCGTGCCCGGTGACGTCAACAACGAGCAGCGCCTGTGCTGCAGCGTGTACCGCATCGGCGCCCGCCAGGACTACGCATCCGACGAGCGGCAGTACTTCATGACCCAGGTGGCGGCACCGCCGGCCGACGTGCAGACGGTCACCGTACAGGCAGGCGTCGCGGCGCTGCCCGACCAGAAGATCGAGGGCTGAGCATGCGCCAGGCCACCCGGCTGCTCACCGTGGCGACCGCAGCCACCGCAGTGCTCGTCGGCAGCTCGCCCGCGGCGGCAGCGCCGGCACCCCGGGTCGTAGAGCTGAAGCCGCGGGTCGTCGAGCTCGAGCCGCGGATCGTGGACATCACGCCGAAGAAGGAGAAGAACACCTACACCGTCGACGCCGACGTGTTGTTCGCCTTCGGCAGCGCGAAGCTCACCCCGGACGCGAAGGTCGTACTCGACGACGTCGCCGGCAAGCTCGACGCGGACGGTGCGCGCACGGCCGCCGTCACCGGTCACACCGACTCGGTCGGCGCGACCGCGTACAACCAGCGGCTGTCCACGAAGCGGGCCAGAGCCGTCCGCGCCTACCTCGCCGGCAAGACCGACGGCATCGGCTACAGCGCCCGCGGCCACGGCGAGAAGGACCCGGTCGCGGCGAACGAGAAGGCGGGCAAGGACAACCCCGCCGGACGGAAGAAGAACCGCCGCGTCACCATCAGCTACGCCAAGCGCTAGGCCCGCGACCGCCACAGCAGCCAGAGGAAGTACGGCGCGCCAAGCACGGCGGTCAGCAGGCCGGCCGGCAGCTGGGCGGGTGCGATCACCGTGCGGCCGACGGTGTCGGCGAAGCAGACCAGGGTGCCGCCGAACAGCGCGGCGACCGGCAGCACCCGCCGGTGCCTGCCACCGACAACCGCGCGCGCCGCATGCGGCGCGACCAGGCCGACGAAACCGATCACGCCGACGGCGGACACCGACATCGCCGCCACCAGTACGGCCGACCCGAGTATCGCCAGCCGTACCGGCTCCAGCCGCACACCGAGCACCCGCGGGGTGTCGTCGTCGAGCGCAAGCAGGTCGAGGTACCTGTGGCCGAGCACCGCGAGCACGACCACTACGGCGATGGCGATCACGAGCGGCACCGCGTCGGTGAGCGACCTGCCGTACGTGCTGCCGGACAGCCAGACGAGCGCCGGGCCGAGGTCATACTCCCGCTGCAGCACGAGCATGGTG
Protein-coding regions in this window:
- the pepN gene encoding aminopeptidase N translates to MNLTRADARERAHLLDVASYRVDLDLTTGDERFVSTTTVTFTCREPGAATFIDLCAPAIREITLNGTSLPVDGFDGMRIDLPDLAEHNELTVVADCAYSRTGEGLHRFVDPVDDRVYLYTQFETPDARRMYTCFDQPDLKATFELSVTAPAGWVAVSNTAPDVAGEPTGDGKERWHFPPTEPISTYITALVAGHYSHVHDEHDGIPLGWYCRQSLAEYLDPDELFEITKQGFDFFQRAFDYRYPFDKYDQLFVPEYNMGAMENAGCITYVENYVFRSRVTEAAREQRANTILHEMAHMWFGDLVTMRWWDDLWLNESFATYASTLAGSEATRFTAMWTSFATQMKGWAYRQDQLPTTHPISADAGDLITVMTNFDGITYAKGASVLKQLVAYVGQEEFFAGLRQYFKRHAWGNISLADLLTALEETSGRDLVAWSKEWLETAGINTLRPIVEVDDNGTFTAFSVRQEATAELPTLRPHRLAIGLYDRTDAGFARRRRVELDVTGADTAVPELVGERRPDLVLLNDEDLAYAKVRFDDHSLATLIAHADQLTESLPRALVWAAAWDMCRDGELPAREYVRLVLGNIGGIDDISVVELLLATTAVAVHSYADPSWRDAGREWAADVLHELARQAAPGSDSQLAFVKALATMAATGEQLDTVEGLLDGTVELPGLAVDTELRWHLLEKTVAAGRRGADAIDAELARDRTAAGEQHAAGCRAAIPTAAAKKAAWASVVERDELPNATQRAVLNGFQQATQVELVEPYVDRFLDAVAGIWETRSGIMAQQITEYLYPRLVISPATVEKTNRYLDEREPIPALRRSLLEGRDTIERALRARARDAEAS
- a CDS encoding OmpA family protein yields the protein MRQATRLLTVATAATAVLVGSSPAAAAPAPRVVELKPRVVELEPRIVDITPKKEKNTYTVDADVLFAFGSAKLTPDAKVVLDDVAGKLDADGARTAAVTGHTDSVGATAYNQRLSTKRARAVRAYLAGKTDGIGYSARGHGEKDPVAANEKAGKDNPAGRKKNRRVTISYAKR